A stretch of DNA from Natrinema salaciae:
GTCGACTTCCTCGCCCGGTTCGACGTCCCGAATCCGGTCGCAGTCGATCGGGTTCGGGACGGTCTCGACGAGGTCGCCGTCGGCCCCGATTTCGCGAACCCACGTGCCGACGAGTTCCGACGGGGTGACGATTCGGTCTGGGCGGCCCGTCGCGAACCGCGTCCACCGCGTGTCGGCCACGCCGCCGTCGCCGTACCACTCGAGGACGAGCGGCGTGCGCGCGAGCGTCGCGCCCCACTTGGCCGCGATGACCTGACTGGGCGGCCGTGCGCCGACGTGAATCACGTCCGGATTCGCGGCCGCGAGGACGAACGGGAGACGCAGGAGGAACGAACTCCGGGCATCGAGTCCGGTCGAGACCGCGTGGTAGGTGATCCCGTCGTGGTCGTGCGTGGTTTCCTCGCCCGCCCAGAATCCGGCACAGTACCAGTGGACGTCGTGGCCGTGCTCCGCGAGTAGCTCGCAAATGGTCAGAAACCGCTGGTTCGTCTCGGTGTCGTAGTGGTGTACCGTTTCGAACGAGACGAACGCGATTCGCATCTGCTTGCTACATGCGAGCGAGAGAATAAAAACCCACCCAGTTTCCGCTGAGGCGGACCCGCGGGACGGTTCGACCGATCGGGCTACTCGTCGCTCTCGTTGTCCGGAAGGGCGTCCTCGACGAACGAGCCGACGTCCTCGAGAAAGCCGTCGTCGCCCGTACCATCGTCGTCCGCGTCGTCGCTCCCCGACTCGGGTTCGCTGTCGGTCGCGTCGTCACCGGTTTCCTCGTCGTCGGGGTCGTCCGCGTCGTCGGGGTCGTCCGCGTCAGCGCCGGTATCCTCGTCGTCGGGGTCGTCACCCTCGGACGCGTCACCGTCGCCCCCGTCCTCGTCCGCGCCGGCAC
This window harbors:
- a CDS encoding glycosyltransferase family 4 protein; its protein translation is MRIAFVSFETVHHYDTETNQRFLTICELLAEHGHDVHWYCAGFWAGEETTHDHDGITYHAVSTGLDARSSFLLRLPFVLAAANPDVIHVGARPPSQVIAAKWGATLARTPLVLEWYGDGGVADTRWTRFATGRPDRIVTPSELVGTWVREIGADGDLVETVPNPIDCDRIRDVEPGEEVDVIYARRLDEGANLESLLLALAELRDRDWEAKVVGDGPERHTYERLASDLRIDDRVTFAGDLELEERIAAYRGAHVFAQTADHCVFPTEMLWAIAAGCVGISEYHVNSSAHELVEGWDRGYRTTSEDELAEAILAAGDLEHREYDDRFVDYDRSAVADRYLDLYRTLQDDHGLL